A portion of the Candidatus Eremiobacterota bacterium genome contains these proteins:
- the dnaJ gene encoding molecular chaperone DnaJ, which produces MPADYYQTLGVARDADDSTIKRAYRQLARKYHPDVAQDKAAAESHFKEINEAYEVLSDAQKRANYDRFGHAGVQGAAGASGFGPFGTEGFGDIFDMFFGAARGGAQQRRNGPARGSDLRYDVEITLEEAYAGTTREVSFRHLATCATCRGSGAEPGTLIVPCDRCSGTGIQRQVRQTPLGQFVTQTTCSKCGGDGQIVQTPCSSCRGRGRVEQEKSLQVRIPAGVDDGSRIRISGSGEAGIRGGADGDLYVYLSIAPHPVFRRDGLDVLIDVPISFPQAALGGEISVQSLDGPIPLTLNAGTQSGSQYRLRGRGMPSVRGGAKGDELITVHVVVPTKLGRRERELLEEYARAGGDQIEEKSFFDRVKDAFRAE; this is translated from the coding sequence ATGCCCGCCGACTATTACCAAACACTGGGCGTGGCGCGCGACGCCGACGACAGCACGATCAAGCGTGCGTACCGCCAGCTCGCGCGCAAGTACCATCCCGACGTCGCGCAGGACAAGGCTGCGGCCGAGAGCCACTTCAAAGAGATCAACGAAGCCTACGAGGTCCTCTCCGACGCCCAGAAGCGGGCGAACTACGATCGCTTCGGGCACGCCGGCGTGCAAGGCGCTGCCGGCGCTAGCGGCTTCGGACCGTTCGGGACCGAGGGCTTCGGCGACATCTTCGACATGTTCTTCGGCGCGGCGCGTGGCGGCGCGCAGCAGCGCCGCAACGGCCCTGCGCGCGGCAGCGACTTGCGCTACGACGTCGAGATCACGCTCGAAGAAGCGTACGCCGGAACGACGCGCGAGGTGTCGTTCCGCCATCTGGCAACCTGCGCGACCTGTCGCGGGAGCGGCGCCGAGCCGGGGACGCTGATCGTGCCATGCGACCGCTGCAGCGGAACGGGGATCCAGCGCCAAGTGCGCCAGACGCCGCTCGGCCAGTTCGTGACGCAGACGACGTGCTCGAAGTGCGGCGGGGACGGCCAGATCGTGCAGACGCCGTGCTCGAGCTGCCGCGGGCGCGGCCGCGTCGAGCAGGAGAAGTCCCTGCAGGTGCGCATCCCGGCGGGCGTCGACGACGGCTCGCGCATTCGCATCAGCGGCAGTGGCGAAGCGGGGATCCGCGGCGGCGCCGACGGCGATCTCTACGTCTACCTTTCGATCGCGCCGCACCCGGTCTTCCGCCGCGACGGTCTCGACGTGCTGATCGACGTGCCGATCTCGTTCCCGCAAGCCGCGCTCGGCGGCGAGATCTCGGTGCAGTCGCTCGACGGCCCGATTCCGCTCACGCTCAACGCCGGCACCCAAAGCGGCTCGCAATATCGTTTGCGCGGCCGCGGGATGCCCAGCGTCCGCGGCGGCGCGAAGGGTGACGAGCTGATCACCGTCCACGTCGTCGTCCCGACGAAGCTCGGCCGCCGCGAGCGCGAGCTGCTCGAGGAGTACGCCCGCGCCGGCGGCGACCAAATCGAAGAAAAATCGTTCTTCGACCGCGTCAAAGACGCATTCCGCGCCGAGTAG
- a CDS encoding DUF962 domain-containing protein, producing the protein MDDAFWLRYLRAHADPRTRTIHAAGTILATLVGTAAIARRNPKLFAAALVCGYGPAWYAHAFVERNKPETFSAPFRSLTSDYRMCWGLLTGTLDADLQRANAAAEV; encoded by the coding sequence ATGGACGACGCCTTCTGGCTGCGCTACCTGCGCGCCCACGCCGACCCGCGCACCCGCACCATCCACGCCGCCGGCACGATCCTCGCCACGCTGGTCGGAACGGCCGCGATCGCGCGCCGCAATCCGAAGCTCTTCGCCGCCGCGCTGGTCTGCGGCTACGGCCCCGCTTGGTACGCGCACGCCTTCGTCGAGCGCAACAAGCCGGAGACGTTCAGCGCACCTTTCCGTTCGCTGACCAGCGACTACCGCATGTGCTGGGGCCTGCTCACCGGCACGCTCGACGCCGACCTGCAACGCGCGAACGCCGCCGCCGAAGTCTAG
- the acs gene encoding acetate--CoA ligase, with protein MTTPTQSDAIEALFSEARRFPPPPAFAAQANAQAGVYEEAERDYLAWWKSWADKLEWMTPPAKTLEWNEPFATWFADGELNASVNALDRHVKAGKAAKIAYYYEGEPGDRWTVTYGQLLDEVCRFANGLRKLGIKKGDRVAIYMPMIVELPVAMLACARIGAAHSVIFGGFSPDSIVDRVNDSQCVAIVTADQGRRRGTKVPLKANVDEAIAKGMPSLKHVIVAKRVGDPVPMESGRDLWWDDVVRDQPATCEPERMNAEDLLYLLYTSGTTAKPKGIKHTTGGYLTGVTATHKLVFDLKEDEDVYWCAADIGWVTGHSYIVYGPLCNGATSVIYEGTPDYPDKDRLWEIVERYKVSILYTAPTAIRTFMKWGPEYPAKHDMSSLRVLGSVGEPINPEAWMWYYEHIGGKRCPVVDTWWQTETGAIMIAPLPGISTLKPGSANRPFPGVQADVVNDKGESVPLGGGGYCVLTRPWPSMLRGIYGDDERYKQTYWSKIPHKYLAGDGCKRDDEGDFWFMGRIDDVMNVSGHRISTTEVESALVDHPAVAEAA; from the coding sequence ATGACGACGCCGACGCAAAGCGATGCCATCGAGGCCCTCTTCAGCGAAGCACGCCGCTTCCCGCCGCCCCCCGCGTTCGCCGCGCAGGCGAACGCCCAGGCCGGCGTCTACGAAGAAGCCGAGCGCGACTATCTCGCTTGGTGGAAGTCGTGGGCCGACAAGCTCGAGTGGATGACGCCGCCGGCGAAAACGCTCGAGTGGAACGAGCCGTTCGCGACCTGGTTCGCCGACGGTGAGCTCAACGCGTCCGTGAACGCGCTCGACCGCCACGTGAAGGCCGGCAAGGCCGCGAAGATCGCCTATTACTACGAAGGCGAGCCGGGCGACCGCTGGACGGTGACGTACGGCCAATTGCTCGACGAGGTCTGCCGCTTCGCGAACGGGCTGCGCAAGCTTGGCATCAAGAAGGGCGACCGCGTCGCCATCTACATGCCGATGATCGTCGAATTGCCGGTCGCGATGCTGGCGTGCGCGCGAATCGGCGCGGCGCACTCGGTGATCTTCGGCGGCTTCTCGCCCGACTCGATCGTCGACCGCGTGAACGACTCGCAGTGCGTCGCGATCGTCACCGCCGATCAAGGACGTCGCCGCGGGACGAAGGTGCCGTTGAAGGCGAACGTCGACGAGGCGATCGCGAAAGGGATGCCCTCGCTCAAGCACGTCATCGTCGCGAAGCGGGTCGGCGATCCGGTGCCGATGGAGAGCGGCCGCGACCTGTGGTGGGACGACGTCGTGCGCGATCAGCCCGCGACCTGCGAGCCCGAGCGGATGAACGCCGAAGACCTGCTCTACCTGCTGTACACCTCGGGAACGACCGCGAAGCCGAAAGGGATCAAGCACACCACCGGCGGCTATCTCACCGGCGTGACCGCCACCCACAAGCTCGTCTTCGATCTGAAGGAAGATGAAGACGTCTACTGGTGCGCCGCGGACATCGGCTGGGTCACCGGGCATTCGTACATCGTGTACGGCCCGCTGTGCAACGGCGCGACGAGCGTGATCTACGAAGGGACGCCGGACTACCCCGACAAGGACCGGCTTTGGGAGATCGTCGAGCGCTACAAGGTGTCGATTCTGTACACCGCGCCGACCGCGATCCGCACGTTCATGAAGTGGGGCCCGGAATATCCGGCCAAGCACGACATGTCCTCGCTGCGCGTGTTGGGCTCGGTCGGCGAACCGATCAATCCGGAAGCGTGGATGTGGTACTACGAGCACATCGGCGGAAAGCGCTGTCCGGTCGTCGACACCTGGTGGCAGACCGAGACCGGCGCGATCATGATCGCGCCGCTCCCCGGCATCTCGACGCTGAAACCGGGTTCGGCGAACCGGCCGTTTCCGGGCGTGCAAGCCGACGTCGTCAACGACAAGGGCGAGTCCGTCCCGCTCGGCGGCGGCGGGTACTGCGTGCTGACGCGGCCGTGGCCCTCGATGCTGCGCGGCATCTACGGCGACGACGAGCGCTACAAGCAGACGTACTGGTCGAAGATTCCGCACAAGTACCTGGCCGGCGACGGCTGCAAGCGCGACGACGAGGGCGACTTCTGGTTCATGGGCCGCATCGACGACGTGATGAACGTGAGCGGCCACCGCATCTCGACCACCGAGGTCGAGTCGGCGCTGGTCGACCATCCCGCCGTCGCCGAAGCCGCG
- the hrcA gene encoding heat-inducible transcription repressor HrcA: MNDKLELDKRKAFILATVVYEYINTAEPVGSVTLTQKYNLGVSSATIRNEMAELEADGYLVQPHTSAGRVPSDAGYRAYVDRLMQPEALTKDDARRIRDQFRDASRELDDVIEQTTRLLSGLSGNLAIAIAPSRDAHAFKHVQLIWLSPRTSLAVVVTSGGVAAQRVFEWSADVGADDLTRLSNALNSRFGGRVMEEIGAAQVDAVCAELNVGAEIRDAVRNAFATARQSGEPEIAAAGAQNLLDQPEFHDLRKLRAILRIVEEQRTLYDLIADELSDGVATTDPSPHVRIGHELRADELAECSVVTVPYRFGDRAVGMLAILGPRRMPYGRLIALASGTARSLGEHLNGVEIR, translated from the coding sequence GTGAACGACAAGCTCGAGCTCGACAAACGAAAGGCCTTCATCCTCGCGACCGTCGTGTACGAATACATCAACACGGCGGAACCGGTCGGCTCCGTCACGCTTACGCAGAAGTACAACTTGGGCGTCTCGTCGGCGACGATCCGGAACGAGATGGCGGAGCTGGAAGCCGACGGCTACCTCGTGCAGCCCCACACCTCGGCCGGCCGCGTTCCCTCGGACGCGGGCTACCGCGCCTACGTGGACCGCTTGATGCAGCCCGAAGCGCTGACGAAGGACGACGCGCGCCGGATCCGCGACCAGTTCCGCGACGCCTCCCGCGAGCTGGACGACGTGATCGAGCAGACGACGCGCCTGCTCTCCGGGCTCTCGGGGAACCTGGCGATCGCGATCGCGCCGTCGCGCGACGCGCACGCGTTCAAGCACGTCCAGCTGATCTGGCTCTCGCCGCGCACGAGCCTGGCGGTGGTGGTGACGTCGGGCGGCGTCGCGGCGCAGCGGGTCTTCGAGTGGTCGGCCGACGTCGGCGCCGACGATCTGACGCGGCTCTCGAACGCGCTGAACTCGCGCTTCGGCGGCCGGGTCATGGAAGAGATCGGCGCCGCTCAGGTCGACGCGGTCTGCGCCGAGCTGAACGTGGGCGCCGAGATTCGCGACGCGGTGCGCAACGCGTTCGCGACGGCGCGCCAGTCCGGCGAGCCCGAGATCGCGGCGGCCGGCGCGCAGAACCTGCTCGACCAGCCGGAGTTCCACGATCTGCGCAAGCTGCGCGCGATCCTGCGCATCGTCGAGGAGCAGCGCACGCTCTACGACCTGATCGCCGACGAGCTCAGCGACGGCGTCGCGACGACGGATCCTTCGCCGCACGTGCGCATCGGGCACGAATTGCGCGCCGACGAGCTCGCCGAGTGCAGCGTCGTCACCGTGCCGTACCGCTTCGGCGACCGCGCCGTCGGGATGCTCGCGATTCTCGGGCCGCGGCGGATGCCGTACGGCCGCCTCATCGCGCTCGCGTCGGGGACCGCCCGTTCGCTGGGCGAGCATCTGAACGGCGTCGAAATTCGGTAG
- a CDS encoding type II toxin-antitoxin system VapC family toxin — translation MGTNRIVLDSGALTALAEGNPSSRFALNSVLLNKGTVVLVPTAVIAEATTGDPGRDSNVNRALKKTRLIDLDAQTARAAAALRHAHKRRGPGTIDAIVVATADNIPGSEVVTTDPNDLRPLASVRCHTRVVTLSDVLRRKVDD, via the coding sequence GTGGGAACCAATCGGATCGTCCTTGACTCCGGAGCGCTCACCGCGCTCGCGGAAGGAAACCCGTCGTCCCGCTTCGCGCTCAACAGCGTCTTGCTAAACAAAGGCACCGTAGTGCTCGTGCCGACGGCAGTGATTGCCGAAGCGACCACCGGTGACCCAGGCCGTGATTCGAACGTCAATCGCGCGCTGAAGAAGACGCGGTTGATCGACTTGGACGCGCAGACCGCGCGAGCGGCTGCGGCGTTGCGGCACGCGCACAAACGCCGAGGCCCTGGCACGATCGACGCCATCGTCGTCGCCACCGCCGACAACATTCCGGGAAGCGAAGTCGTCACGACCGACCCAAACGATCTCAGGCCGTTGGCAAGCGTCCGCTGTCACACGCGGGTCGTGACCCTTTCAGACGTACTACGGCGTAAGGTTGATGACTGA